In Trichocoleus desertorum NBK24, the following are encoded in one genomic region:
- the glpX gene encoding class II fructose-bisphosphatase has translation MENTLGLEIIEVVEQAAIASARWMGKGEKNIADQVAVEAMRERMNKIYMRGRIVIGEGERDDAPMLYIGEEVGICTREDAKEYCNPDELIEIDIAVDPCEGTNLVAYGQNGSMAVLAISEKGGLFAAPDFYMKKLAAPAAAKGKVDIRKSATENLKILSECLNRSVEELVVVVMDRPRHKDLIQEIRQAGARVRLISDGDVSAAICCAFTGTNIHALMGIGAAPEGVISAAAMRCLGGHFQGQLIYDPADVNTPESSNWNREANIARLKEMGVDDPDRVYNDNELASGETVLFAACGITPGTLMEGVRFFGGGARTQSLVISNQSKTARFVDTIHLLDGQSKTLQLR, from the coding sequence GTGGAAAACACGCTCGGTCTTGAGATTATTGAAGTGGTGGAGCAGGCCGCGATCGCCTCTGCTCGCTGGATGGGCAAGGGCGAAAAGAACATCGCTGACCAAGTTGCTGTAGAAGCAATGCGGGAGCGAATGAATAAAATTTACATGCGAGGCCGTATCGTGATCGGAGAAGGGGAGCGCGATGACGCCCCCATGCTCTACATCGGGGAAGAAGTGGGAATTTGCACCCGCGAGGATGCTAAAGAATACTGCAACCCAGACGAGCTGATCGAAATTGACATTGCGGTTGACCCCTGCGAAGGCACCAACCTCGTTGCTTATGGTCAAAACGGCTCCATGGCCGTCTTGGCTATTTCTGAAAAAGGCGGTCTGTTCGCAGCTCCCGACTTCTACATGAAGAAATTGGCAGCTCCAGCGGCAGCCAAAGGCAAAGTAGACATTCGCAAGTCTGCGACCGAAAACCTCAAGATTCTATCCGAGTGCTTAAACCGCTCTGTTGAAGAATTGGTAGTTGTCGTCATGGATCGTCCTCGTCATAAGGACTTGATCCAGGAAATTCGCCAAGCTGGAGCCAGAGTGCGTCTCATTAGCGATGGTGACGTGTCTGCTGCCATTTGTTGTGCTTTTACAGGCACCAACATCCACGCCCTCATGGGTATTGGCGCAGCTCCTGAAGGTGTGATCTCTGCTGCTGCGATGCGTTGCTTGGGTGGTCACTTCCAAGGCCAACTAATCTATGACCCCGCAGATGTAAACACTCCCGAAAGCAGCAATTGGAATCGGGAAGCCAACATCGCTCGTTTGAAAGAAATGGGCGTTGATGACCCCGATCGCGTCTACAACGACAATGAGCTAGCGTCCGGTGAAACCGTCCTGTTCGCAGCTTGCGGTATCACACCTGGCACCTTGATGGAAGGAGTACGCTTCTTCGGTGGTGGTGCTCGAACTCAGTCCCTGGTTATCTCCAACCAGTCAAAAACTGCTCGTTTTGTAGATACCATTCACTTGCTCGATGGACAAAGCAAAACCCTGCAATTGCGTTAA
- the tadA gene encoding tRNA adenosine(34) deaminase TadA: MPHSPLLTHPTYLTHHRWMARSLELAEAAGAAGEVPVGAVIVGPDGELIAEGENRRERDRDPTAHAEVLALRAAGQVLQNWHLNECTLYVTLEPCPMCAGAIVQARLGLLVYGADDPKTGAVRTVMNLPDSSCSFHQLKVLGGILETPCRQQLQDWFAERRRSRPTPGSASTS, translated from the coding sequence TTGCCACACTCTCCTCTCCTCACCCACCCCACATACCTGACTCATCACCGCTGGATGGCTCGATCGCTGGAGCTGGCTGAAGCGGCTGGTGCGGCGGGGGAGGTGCCTGTGGGAGCGGTGATTGTGGGGCCAGATGGAGAGTTGATCGCTGAAGGAGAAAATCGGCGGGAGCGCGATCGCGACCCTACGGCTCATGCGGAGGTATTGGCTTTGCGGGCGGCGGGGCAGGTGCTGCAAAATTGGCATTTGAATGAATGCACTTTGTATGTGACGCTGGAGCCTTGTCCGATGTGTGCGGGGGCAATTGTACAGGCGCGGTTGGGGTTGTTGGTTTATGGAGCGGACGATCCAAAAACTGGTGCGGTTCGGACGGTGATGAATCTACCGGATAGTTCTTGTTCTTTCCACCAGCTCAAGGTTTTGGGTGGCATTCTGGAAACGCCTTGTAGACAGCAGTTGCAGGATTGGTTTGCTGAGCGGCGGCGATCGCGGCCCACCCCTGGTTCAGCTTCTACCTCATGA
- the grxD gene encoding Grx4 family monothiol glutaredoxin, translating into MTPELQEQINALLKQHKIVVFMKGSKLMPQCGFSNNVVQILNSMGVPYETVDILENSEIRQGIKEYSNWPTIPQVYINGEFVGGSDILIELYQKGELQQMVEVALAS; encoded by the coding sequence ATGACTCCAGAATTGCAAGAACAAATTAACGCTTTGCTCAAACAGCACAAGATTGTGGTGTTTATGAAGGGTTCAAAGCTTATGCCCCAGTGTGGTTTTTCCAACAACGTAGTTCAGATTTTGAACTCGATGGGTGTACCTTACGAAACCGTTGATATTCTAGAAAACTCCGAAATTCGGCAAGGCATTAAGGAGTACTCCAACTGGCCTACCATTCCCCAGGTTTATATCAATGGTGAATTTGTGGGTGGCTCTGACATTCTGATTGAGCTTTACCAGAAGGGCGAACTTCAACAAATGGTGGAAGTTGCTTTGGCTTCTTGA
- the tnpC gene encoding IS66 family transposase, protein MKELPPLAGLSHAEKDALIQGLWQELQTLRSEVEKLKQKRVKKTSRNSSLPPSQGFKPNQRRAQSPALNGEETGSHRNGGRELSQQPDQVVVAQAKSCPHCGVEVELSTQRLSGTYERIELPPMTPHITRVERYGGTCQCCQQAYEAPVPVGLEPGSPFGTSVVSLVTYLRYSHAISYQRLSQLMSELYGLSLSEGAIANLLQRVRSQLENPVAKIVERLRSARLVGSDETGARVKGTNQWEWVFQNDQVCLHVIRPSRGKTVIDTVMAGHQPQVWVSDLFSAQTAHPAHDWQVCLAHQLRDCQYAMDAGDELFAPRMKWLLLKAIALQRRRHTLAASTVQQYCSRFRGLLREILNLQPKSLEGQRLLKRYQKIRAHLLLFLTDETIPSTNNASEQALRWSVVFRKVTNGFRSDWGAELFAQVRSLVNTAKRQGIAAFDAISRALTSQQTDWLLG, encoded by the coding sequence ATGAAGGAACTGCCCCCTCTCGCTGGACTGAGTCACGCAGAAAAGGATGCCCTGATTCAAGGGCTGTGGCAGGAGTTGCAAACGTTGCGCTCAGAGGTCGAAAAGCTGAAGCAAAAACGGGTCAAGAAAACCTCCCGTAATTCAAGTTTGCCTCCTTCTCAGGGCTTCAAGCCAAATCAGAGGAGGGCTCAGTCCCCTGCCCTCAATGGTGAGGAAACGGGAAGTCACCGTAACGGTGGGCGAGAATTGAGCCAACAACCGGATCAAGTCGTCGTTGCCCAAGCCAAGAGTTGTCCCCACTGTGGGGTCGAAGTGGAGCTATCAACACAACGCTTGAGCGGGACTTACGAACGCATTGAATTGCCGCCGATGACTCCTCACATCACCCGGGTTGAACGTTACGGCGGGACTTGCCAGTGTTGTCAGCAGGCGTATGAAGCGCCTGTTCCAGTCGGTTTGGAGCCAGGGTCTCCCTTTGGCACCAGTGTCGTGAGTTTAGTGACCTATCTCCGTTACAGCCATGCCATCAGCTATCAACGGCTGAGCCAGCTGATGAGTGAGCTTTACGGTCTCAGCCTGTCCGAAGGAGCGATTGCCAATCTCCTGCAACGGGTGCGCTCTCAGCTAGAAAACCCGGTGGCCAAGATTGTCGAACGTTTACGCAGTGCTCGTCTCGTCGGCAGTGATGAGACGGGGGCACGAGTGAAGGGGACCAACCAGTGGGAATGGGTGTTTCAGAACGACCAGGTGTGTTTGCACGTGATTCGTCCCAGTCGTGGCAAAACGGTCATTGATACCGTGATGGCGGGGCATCAACCACAGGTTTGGGTGTCTGATTTATTCAGTGCCCAGACCGCCCATCCGGCGCACGACTGGCAAGTGTGTCTAGCCCATCAACTGCGCGATTGTCAGTATGCCATGGATGCGGGTGATGAGTTGTTTGCGCCCCGGATGAAATGGCTGCTCCTCAAAGCCATTGCCCTGCAACGGCGACGACACACCCTGGCTGCCTCAACCGTTCAGCAGTATTGCTCTCGATTTCGCGGCTTACTGCGGGAGATCTTGAATCTGCAACCCAAATCGCTCGAGGGACAGCGGTTGCTCAAACGCTATCAGAAGATTCGGGCTCATCTGTTGCTGTTTTTGACGGATGAGACAATTCCGTCAACCAATAATGCCAGTGAGCAGGCGTTGCGCTGGAGCGTCGTCTTTCGCAAGGTGACGAACGGATTCCGCTCGGACTGGGGAGCGGAGCTATTCGCTCAGGTGCGATCGCTTGTCAACACTGCGAAGCGTCAGGGCATTGCTGCCTTTGATGCCATTTCCCGTGCCCTTACCTCACAGCAGACAGATTGGCTACTGGGTTGA
- a CDS encoding S8 family serine peptidase: MTHDANLPSASSSTPSSGVPESSTGIILQRGGEELLLEKVSDRFTVHPASQAAMENLAEQIPAELHRSVPPAQSAEFIVDPAQRDQVMQAARSSSGVDFASHVYRVKDNPGTLIYLTDKVTIQFAPQVDQATKAAIATELGLQEVKPVAGVPNTFVFQVTAQATANPVKIANQLTRRSEVLMAEPNIVVRTQPLYRPNDPLYAKQWYLNHNGGQDLAASSHISAEKAWDITRGSRSIVVAVVDDSFDLNHPDFQGQGKIVAPRDLRDQDLLPLPDDTEASHGTACAGVAVAEENGVGIVGVAPGCALMPIRTTGFLDDDTIEQIFDWAVANGAAVISCSWGPSAVYFPLSLRQSAALTRAAKDGRNGKGCVIAFAAGNANRPVNGAINEQGWPNNVLRGPTTWLTGFAIHPDVIAVSACTSLNKKAAYSNWGTTISVCAPSNNAPPGMWLQETGFVSTPPEVRVFLPGKSVFTADQLGAAGYDPGDFTGDFGGTSSACPTVAGVAALVLSVNPDLTAQEVRQILQQTADKIVDPDPDPQFGFRKGTYEANGRSDWFGFGKVNAFRAVQAAQRQMAAPLSSSQKIQGRNDSAVAIPDYEVNGVKSAIQINDSNLVRDIQVTVNLEHSFLGDLEISLIAPRGQTVLLQGRTLGRRTQLQASYSLQNTPLLRKLLNQSVAGRWQLWIIDRALMDTGTLRNWQLTLGV, from the coding sequence ATGACCCATGATGCAAACCTACCCAGTGCTTCCAGCTCAACTCCAAGTTCGGGAGTGCCAGAAAGCAGTACAGGGATTATTTTGCAACGCGGGGGCGAAGAGTTACTGCTAGAAAAGGTCAGCGATCGCTTCACGGTTCATCCCGCTTCTCAAGCCGCGATGGAGAACTTAGCGGAGCAGATCCCAGCCGAGCTACATCGAAGCGTGCCCCCCGCTCAGTCAGCCGAATTTATTGTCGATCCAGCCCAGCGAGACCAAGTGATGCAAGCGGCGCGATCGAGCAGCGGGGTAGACTTTGCCAGCCATGTTTACCGAGTCAAAGATAACCCTGGCACGCTCATTTATCTGACTGACAAAGTTACGATTCAGTTTGCACCTCAGGTAGACCAGGCCACGAAAGCCGCGATCGCGACTGAGCTAGGTTTGCAAGAAGTGAAACCTGTAGCAGGGGTGCCTAATACCTTCGTGTTTCAAGTCACTGCTCAAGCGACAGCCAATCCGGTCAAAATCGCCAATCAACTGACTCGGCGCTCGGAGGTATTAATGGCTGAACCCAATATCGTGGTCAGAACCCAGCCTTTGTATCGCCCTAATGACCCGCTTTATGCCAAACAGTGGTATCTCAACCACAATGGTGGACAAGATCTAGCCGCAAGTTCCCATATTTCCGCCGAAAAAGCTTGGGACATTACCAGAGGTAGCCGCTCAATCGTGGTGGCAGTTGTTGATGATTCTTTTGATCTCAACCACCCTGACTTCCAGGGCCAGGGCAAGATTGTTGCCCCCAGAGACTTGAGAGACCAAGATCTCTTGCCCCTGCCTGACGATACCGAAGCCAGTCACGGTACTGCTTGTGCTGGCGTAGCCGTAGCGGAGGAAAACGGAGTCGGTATTGTCGGCGTGGCTCCTGGATGCGCCTTAATGCCCATCCGGACGACAGGTTTTTTGGATGATGACACCATCGAACAAATCTTCGATTGGGCAGTAGCCAACGGAGCAGCCGTTATCTCTTGTAGTTGGGGACCGAGCGCCGTTTACTTTCCCTTATCACTCCGGCAAAGCGCTGCCCTAACCCGCGCCGCTAAAGATGGACGCAATGGAAAAGGCTGTGTGATTGCCTTTGCCGCTGGGAATGCCAACCGTCCCGTCAATGGTGCCATCAACGAACAAGGCTGGCCCAACAATGTGCTACGCGGCCCCACGACTTGGCTAACTGGGTTTGCGATTCATCCTGACGTGATCGCAGTCTCTGCCTGTACCAGCCTGAACAAAAAAGCTGCCTATAGTAACTGGGGCACAACCATCTCAGTGTGTGCGCCTAGCAACAACGCCCCACCGGGAATGTGGTTGCAAGAAACTGGATTCGTTAGCACACCCCCAGAAGTTAGGGTCTTTCTTCCAGGAAAAAGCGTGTTCACAGCCGATCAGCTAGGGGCAGCAGGCTATGACCCCGGAGACTTTACTGGAGATTTTGGCGGCACTTCTAGCGCCTGCCCCACGGTGGCAGGAGTCGCGGCCTTGGTTCTCTCAGTCAATCCTGATCTAACAGCTCAAGAAGTGCGCCAAATTTTGCAACAAACCGCAGACAAAATTGTTGACCCCGATCCCGATCCACAATTTGGGTTCCGCAAAGGCACTTATGAAGCGAATGGCCGCTCTGATTGGTTCGGCTTTGGCAAAGTCAATGCGTTTAGAGCAGTTCAGGCGGCTCAGCGGCAAATGGCAGCACCTTTAAGCAGTTCTCAAAAAATCCAGGGACGCAATGATAGCGCTGTGGCGATTCCTGACTACGAAGTCAACGGCGTTAAGAGCGCCATCCAAATCAACGACTCCAATCTTGTGCGAGATATTCAAGTGACGGTGAATCTAGAGCACAGTTTCTTGGGGGACTTGGAAATTAGCTTGATTGCCCCTAGAGGCCAAACGGTGTTGCTCCAGGGTCGCACTCTCGGTCGTCGCACCCAATTGCAAGCGAGTTATTCGTTGCAAAATACCCCACTGCTCCGCAAACTACTCAATCAGTCTGTCGCCGGACGCTGGCAACTCTGGATCATCGATCGCGCTCTGATGGATACAGGCACCCTCAGAAATTGGCAACTAACACTTGGAGTCTAA
- a CDS encoding DUF4079 domain-containing protein, whose translation MNLPSFLWLWRIAAWSMGFSLLAYVLLAMTGVWMSQVRSTGQPHPNWLRSLHYTIGRILGLLVLLLLAVGLVGTVGHYGSLGHSSHLPAGLIVVALVAISFWSATQINPERSWARSLHISTNLILFLGFIWVSVTGWNVVQKYLP comes from the coding sequence TTGAATCTACCTTCGTTTCTCTGGCTTTGGAGAATTGCTGCCTGGTCAATGGGCTTCTCGCTTTTGGCCTACGTGCTTTTAGCCATGACTGGCGTCTGGATGTCCCAAGTTCGATCTACGGGCCAACCTCATCCAAACTGGTTGCGATCGCTGCACTACACCATTGGTAGAATTCTTGGTTTGCTAGTGCTGCTGTTGCTAGCGGTTGGCTTAGTCGGAACTGTAGGACACTACGGCTCTTTGGGCCATTCCAGCCATTTGCCCGCTGGCTTAATCGTGGTGGCTTTAGTTGCAATTTCTTTCTGGAGCGCCACCCAGATAAACCCTGAACGTAGTTGGGCGCGATCGCTGCACATCAGCACCAACCTAATTCTGTTCTTAGGGTTTATTTGGGTTTCGGTTACAGGCTGGAACGTAGTACAAAAATATTTACCTTAG
- a CDS encoding STAS domain-containing protein — MSNSATVPVIVRAPKRIDCCTATFLAQDLEAKIQAGGGVVLDLSATQFVDPDGTRVILEGLMKSRQRGAKFALQGVKSQVKVILEISGVLQHFKQK; from the coding sequence ATGTCCAACTCTGCAACCGTTCCTGTAATTGTTCGTGCTCCGAAGCGGATTGACTGCTGCACCGCTACGTTTTTAGCCCAAGATCTGGAAGCAAAGATTCAAGCAGGTGGAGGCGTTGTGCTTGATTTGAGTGCAACCCAGTTTGTTGATCCAGACGGAACCAGGGTGATTCTAGAGGGTCTCATGAAGTCTCGCCAAAGAGGGGCTAAGTTCGCTCTGCAAGGCGTGAAGTCACAGGTCAAAGTAATTTTAGAGATTTCAGGAGTTTTACAACACTTCAAACAGAAGTAA
- a CDS encoding response regulator, whose amino-acid sequence MEGNPHLRSLLGWHLQQAGYWVHQSADIHQAREVFQSRQPTLVILDSDLSGGDGLEFCRWLQQQQQSMILMLSARNTEADIVEGLKAGADDYLTKPFGMQEFQARVEALTRRTRSVIAPLQLEYGDLTIDLVQRRARFQGEFIDLTPQEFSLLYILAQAGGSPLSRSELLRRAWPDEIDNPRTVDTHVLSLRKKIELDPRQPSLIQTVRNVGYRFNLEVLTPVSPLGSERSSVRPGVPPAPAASRMATSDGRHF is encoded by the coding sequence GTGGAAGGAAACCCTCACCTGCGATCGCTGCTCGGTTGGCATCTGCAGCAGGCAGGTTACTGGGTTCATCAATCAGCCGATATCCACCAAGCTAGAGAGGTGTTCCAAAGTCGCCAACCCACCTTAGTTATTCTTGACTCTGACCTGTCCGGTGGAGATGGATTAGAGTTTTGTCGCTGGTTGCAGCAACAGCAGCAGTCAATGATTTTGATGCTATCGGCTCGCAATACAGAAGCAGATATTGTAGAAGGCCTAAAAGCGGGGGCTGATGATTATCTCACTAAGCCTTTTGGGATGCAGGAGTTCCAAGCGAGAGTCGAAGCCCTCACTCGACGCACTCGCTCAGTGATTGCCCCGCTACAGTTGGAGTATGGAGACCTCACGATTGACTTAGTCCAACGCCGAGCCCGTTTCCAAGGTGAGTTTATTGATCTGACCCCGCAAGAGTTTAGTTTGCTCTACATTCTGGCTCAGGCGGGCGGTTCTCCCTTAAGCCGCTCGGAGTTGTTACGTCGAGCTTGGCCCGACGAAATCGATAACCCTAGAACCGTCGATACTCATGTTCTGTCCCTGCGCAAGAAAATTGAGCTAGATCCTCGCCAACCCAGCTTAATCCAAACAGTTCGCAACGTTGGTTATCGATTTAATTTAGAGGTTTTAACGCCTGTCTCTCCGCTAGGGTCGGAGCGTTCATCTGTGAGGCCAGGGGTTCCGCCTGCACCTGCTGCTTCCCGCATGGCTACTAGTGATGGTCGCCATTTTTAA
- a CDS encoding BolA family protein, with the protein MISRDQVETMIKAALPDAQVEIQDLTGGGDHYQATIISSQFEGKSLVQQHQLVYGALREAMSTEAIHALSLKTFTPQTWSVSGQV; encoded by the coding sequence ATGATTAGCCGAGATCAAGTCGAAACGATGATCAAAGCAGCCTTGCCCGATGCGCAGGTCGAAATTCAAGACTTGACGGGCGGTGGTGACCATTACCAAGCCACGATCATTTCATCTCAGTTTGAAGGAAAGAGCTTGGTTCAGCAGCATCAATTGGTGTATGGCGCTCTGAGAGAAGCAATGTCTACAGAAGCGATTCATGCGCTGTCTCTGAAAACATTCACTCCCCAAACTTGGTCTGTTTCAGGTCAAGTTTGA
- a CDS encoding DUF1830 domain-containing protein, with the protein MAQLLDPVPSDQPDRIFCCYVNATSQIQIARITNIANWYFERVVFPGQRLLFEALPEAHLEIHTGMMASAILSDTIPCVQLWIEAEVYPSIDAVGEQLKEEKNEGLSVTESLAATA; encoded by the coding sequence ATGGCTCAACTCCTTGATCCAGTCCCATCTGACCAGCCCGATCGGATTTTTTGCTGCTACGTTAATGCCACTAGCCAAATTCAGATTGCTCGGATTACGAACATAGCGAATTGGTATTTTGAGCGGGTCGTGTTTCCAGGCCAACGGCTACTGTTTGAAGCACTTCCAGAGGCTCACTTAGAGATTCATACAGGCATGATGGCCAGTGCTATCTTATCGGACACGATCCCCTGCGTTCAACTTTGGATTGAAGCTGAGGTATATCCAAGCATTGACGCAGTGGGTGAGCAGCTTAAAGAAGAGAAAAATGAAGGACTTAGCGTCACAGAATCTTTGGCGGCCACAGCTTAA
- a CDS encoding DUF6761 family protein, with the protein MLQDTQTIRYYQKLSDALGELWNRGYRFDDLRLYVDGYLAALRHANTIEPYQIHRLEEEITRYLYDTSNFESLQSQTDYY; encoded by the coding sequence ATGCTTCAAGATACTCAGACCATCCGCTACTATCAAAAACTCTCCGATGCCCTTGGCGAACTTTGGAACCGGGGCTATCGCTTCGATGATTTGCGTCTCTACGTCGATGGCTATTTAGCCGCGCTTCGACACGCTAATACAATCGAACCCTACCAAATCCACCGTTTAGAAGAAGAAATCACTCGTTACCTGTACGACACCTCCAACTTCGAGAGCCTACAATCACAGACAGACTATTACTAA
- a CDS encoding ATP-binding cassette domain-containing protein, whose product MDAKIVPLPMEQTAQMHLQQVNLAASVGTHYLLQNISFEVFQGDRIVLVGPSGAGKTSLLRLLNRLIEPTQGAIYLDNQEIRQIPVIQLRRQIVLVPQESKLLGMTVEAALTYPLTLQDLPRTTITQRLQYWLEQLNIPSDWLDRTELQLSVGQRQVVAIARALMLQPKILLLDEPTSALDAGRAAHVLKVLTEVAESGQITLLMVNHQLDLAQQFCTRLLYLQQGRLLKNMPSQAVDWADLRHTLIQVETAAAQEWM is encoded by the coding sequence GTGGACGCCAAGATAGTACCCCTGCCAATGGAACAAACTGCCCAAATGCATTTGCAGCAGGTTAATTTAGCCGCTTCAGTGGGAACCCACTATCTCCTGCAAAACATCTCTTTTGAAGTGTTTCAGGGCGATCGCATTGTCCTTGTAGGGCCATCTGGGGCAGGCAAAACCTCCCTGCTGCGATTACTCAATCGCCTGATCGAACCCACTCAGGGAGCCATCTATCTAGACAACCAAGAAATTCGTCAAATTCCAGTCATTCAGTTGCGGCGGCAAATTGTTTTAGTGCCTCAAGAATCCAAACTTTTGGGAATGACCGTGGAAGCAGCGCTGACCTATCCCTTGACTCTGCAAGACCTGCCTCGCACCACCATTACCCAACGTTTGCAGTACTGGCTAGAACAACTCAACATTCCCTCGGATTGGCTAGACCGCACCGAGTTGCAACTTTCGGTTGGTCAACGGCAAGTAGTCGCGATCGCACGAGCCTTGATGCTGCAACCCAAGATTCTGCTCCTTGATGAACCCACATCAGCGTTAGATGCAGGGCGAGCCGCGCATGTGCTCAAAGTGTTAACCGAGGTGGCAGAAAGTGGTCAAATCACACTCTTAATGGTTAATCACCAACTCGATTTGGCTCAACAGTTTTGTACCCGCCTCTTGTATTTACAGCAAGGCCGACTCCTCAAAAACATGCCAAGCCAAGCCGTAGATTGGGCCGACCTACGCCACACCTTAATTCAAGTAGAAACCGCAGCCGCCCAAGAGTGGATGTGA
- the grxC gene encoding glutaredoxin 3, translating to MLEFLNRFFGRRPEQVKAHVEIYTWQTCPYCIRAKVLLQWKGVKFTEYKIDGDGAARVKMGERANGRRTVPQIFVNNEHVGGCDDLYALDRQGQLDPLLMQSAVEV from the coding sequence ATGCTCGAATTTCTCAATCGGTTTTTTGGTCGTCGCCCTGAGCAAGTTAAGGCTCATGTGGAGATTTATACTTGGCAAACCTGTCCTTACTGCATTCGGGCTAAGGTGCTGTTGCAGTGGAAAGGGGTGAAGTTTACTGAGTACAAAATCGATGGCGATGGTGCGGCTAGAGTCAAAATGGGGGAGCGGGCGAATGGTCGCCGGACGGTACCCCAAATTTTTGTCAATAATGAGCATGTGGGTGGCTGTGACGATCTATATGCCTTGGATCGTCAGGGACAGTTAGATCCGCTTTTGATGCAGTCTGCGGTTGAAGTTTGA
- a CDS encoding lysophospholipid acyltransferase family protein — MISFDSMISLNSFRRDSSDTPPAPNQDMGITTHASSSTPPSKPATSISRFSPWLMPWVYPLGRHVVLPTYFRRIEVSGRENLPTEGPVVLAPTHRSRWDALLVPYAAGRDITGHDLRFMVSADEVKGLQGWFIRRLGGFPIDPKRPAIASLRHGVELLENRESLVIFPEGGIFRDRQVHSLKPGLARLALQAEANQPGLDVKIVPISLHYSQAVPGWRSEVKIRIGEPLKASTYNLEQPKASAKSLTADLEASLQELTNQLTAASPDSKLDSKC, encoded by the coding sequence ATGATCTCGTTTGACTCCATGATTTCGCTCAACTCCTTTCGCCGTGACTCTAGCGATACTCCTCCAGCACCGAATCAGGACATGGGGATAACCACTCACGCAAGTTCCTCCACGCCGCCCAGTAAACCTGCAACAAGTATTTCTCGCTTTTCCCCGTGGCTCATGCCTTGGGTTTATCCGCTAGGCCGCCATGTGGTTTTGCCTACTTACTTTAGGCGGATTGAGGTCAGTGGTCGGGAAAATTTGCCCACAGAGGGACCAGTGGTTTTAGCGCCGACCCATCGTTCTCGTTGGGATGCGTTGCTGGTGCCTTATGCAGCAGGCCGAGACATTACGGGGCACGACTTAAGGTTTATGGTTTCGGCGGATGAGGTGAAGGGGCTGCAAGGCTGGTTTATCCGTCGCCTAGGAGGGTTTCCGATTGACCCGAAGCGTCCGGCGATCGCGAGTTTACGACATGGGGTGGAGTTGCTAGAAAACCGCGAATCTCTGGTAATCTTCCCGGAAGGAGGAATTTTTCGCGATCGCCAAGTCCATTCTTTGAAGCCTGGATTGGCTCGTTTAGCGTTACAAGCAGAAGCTAACCAGCCCGGTTTGGATGTCAAAATTGTGCCGATTAGTTTGCATTACAGCCAAGCTGTGCCCGGATGGAGATCTGAGGTTAAGATCCGCATTGGGGAGCCGCTGAAGGCTTCAACCTATAATCTAGAACAACCCAAGGCCAGCGCTAAAAGCTTGACTGCTGACCTGGAAGCCTCACTACAAGAGTTGACTAACCAACTCACAGCGGCTAGCCCTGATTCGAAATTAGACTCCAAGTGTTAG